AATGCTTTCAAACTTTCGCCGGTGCATCAGGTGCTGGTTGAAAAAAGCGTCAAAGGTTATAAGGAAATTGAATTTGAAGTTATGCGCGACTCAGCAGACCACGCCATTACGATATGCGGCATGGAAAACGTTGACCCCGTAGGCGTTCATACGGGAGATTCAATAGTTGTGGCGCCGATTCTTTCGCTGAGCGGCGCAGACATGAAAATGCTGAACGACAGCGCGATTAAAATTATCAGGGAGCTGAAAATAGAAGGCGGCTGCAACGTACAGTTTGCCCTTGACCCGAATTCGAGCAGATACTATCTGATAGAAGTCAACCCGCGCGTTTCCCGTTCTTCGGCGCTTGCCAGCAAAGCAAGCGGCTATCCGATAGCGCGTGTCACGGCAAAAATAGCTGTAGGCATGCTGCTTGAAGAAATCCCTGTTGCAGGCGGAACAGCCGCAATAGAGCCCAGTCTTGACTACGTTATCACTAAATTCCCGCGTTTCCCGTTTGACAAATTCGCTGATGCCGACAACACGCTCGGAACACAGATGAAAGCCACGGGCGAAGTTATGGGCATCGGGGCGAATTTTGAAGAAAGCTTCCTGAAAGCGATACGGTCGCTTGAAATAGGGGTAAAGCATGTCTATAAAGCAAAATTTGACAATATGACCACGGAAGAGCTGCTTGATTATCTGAGCGTTTTCCGCGATGACAGTGTTTTTGCCATCACGGAAGCTCTTTACCGTGGTGTTTCGGTCGAAAAACTGCACGAAATAACCGCAATAACGGAGCTTTTCCTTGAAGGGCTGCAGAGAATTATCAGCATGGAAAATGTACTGAAAGAAAATCCTGGCAGCCTTGAACTGCTGAAAGCGGCAAAAAAGCTTGGCTTCTCCGACTTCTTTATAGCGCGCCAGTGGAACGTTACTGAAAAAGAGGTTGCGGAAAAACGTTATGCGAACGGCATAACACCTGTTTTCAAAATGGTTGACACGCTGCACACAGGGAAATATATCCCCTATCTTTACTCTTCCTATAGCGGCGAAAACGAATCGCGGCTGACGGGCAAAAAGAAAATTGTAGTGCTGGGAGCAGGCCCCATACGCATAGGACAGGGCGTTGAATTTGACTACTCCACGGTTCATGCCGTCCAGACAATAAAAAACCTTGGCTACGAAGCAATCATAATCAATAACAATCCCGAGACGGTTTCAACAGACTACACGACAGCAGACAAGCTCTATTTTGAACCTCTGGTTCCCGAGGACGTAATGTCGATTATCAACTTTGAGAAACCTGAAGGGGTTATCGCCTCTCTCGGAGGACAGACGGCAATCAACCTTGCGCAGCCGCTTGCCGATCTCGGTGTAAAAATCATAGGAACAGGCTGTGAAGCAATCGACCGGGCAGAAAACAGGGACAGCTTTGAAAAACTGCTGCTTGAACTTGATATTCCGCAGCCTAAAGGCAAAGCCGTAACAAATATTCAGGACGGGGTGAACGCTGCGGCGGAAATCGGTTATCCCGTGCTTGTACGCCCGAGCTTTGTTCTCGGAGGCAGGGCAATGCAGATTGTTGCGGACGAAGAACAGCTGCGCCGTTACCTGAAAAATGCGGTTGAAATTGACGAAGACAAACCGGTGCTGGTTGACAAGTATATTTACGGCAAAGAGGTCGAAATTGACGCTATCTGCGACGGAAGAAACG
This genomic interval from Candidatus Equadaptatus faecalis contains the following:
- the carB gene encoding carbamoyl-phosphate synthase large subunit, which codes for MKRTDIKKVLIIGSGPIVIGQAAEFDYAGTQACLALKEEGYKVILANSNPATIMTDTSIADKVYMEPLTVDYIAKILRMERPDAIVPGIGGQTGLNLAMQLEKAGVLKECGVELLGTSSESIERAEDRELFKEMCQSIGEPVIPSEITYDLEHAKEAAKKIGYPVVLRPAFTLGGTGGGFANNEEELTAIGINAFKLSPVHQVLVEKSVKGYKEIEFEVMRDSADHAITICGMENVDPVGVHTGDSIVVAPILSLSGADMKMLNDSAIKIIRELKIEGGCNVQFALDPNSSRYYLIEVNPRVSRSSALASKASGYPIARVTAKIAVGMLLEEIPVAGGTAAIEPSLDYVITKFPRFPFDKFADADNTLGTQMKATGEVMGIGANFEESFLKAIRSLEIGVKHVYKAKFDNMTTEELLDYLSVFRDDSVFAITEALYRGVSVEKLHEITAITELFLEGLQRIISMENVLKENPGSLELLKAAKKLGFSDFFIARQWNVTEKEVAEKRYANGITPVFKMVDTLHTGKYIPYLYSSYSGENESRLTGKKKIVVLGAGPIRIGQGVEFDYSTVHAVQTIKNLGYEAIIINNNPETVSTDYTTADKLYFEPLVPEDVMSIINFEKPEGVIASLGGQTAINLAQPLADLGVKIIGTGCEAIDRAENRDSFEKLLLELDIPQPKGKAVTNIQDGVNAAAEIGYPVLVRPSFVLGGRAMQIVADEEQLRRYLKNAVEIDEDKPVLVDKYIYGKEVEIDAICDGRNVFVPGIMELVERTGVHSGDSISVYPAFSISDKVKGTILRYAKKLGLGIGIVGLYNIQFIVDKDENVYIIEVNPRSSRTVPFLSKATGCPLADIATKAILGVSLKEQGIFDIYPDEKKRCYVKVPVFSFNKLKGLDAYLSPEMKSTGEAIGYDDKLNRAFYKALQASGMLLANYGTVFVTVADEDKPEILPLMRRFYRLGFNIAATKGTAAFLKDNGIKTHVLRKISEGSEEILDAIRTGKIAYVINTKQVGASEQETDGHMIRSSATENNVTIFTALDTVRIVLDVLEETTLNVSPINA